In Microbacterium sp. zg-Y818, the genomic window TGCGGGTGAACCCGAGGCGGTCGTAGAACGCCAGCGCCCCGGCGTTGTCGGCAGAGGCGACCAGATGCAGCCCGCGTACTCCCTCGGCCTGCAGCGCCGCGACGACCGTGTCGATCAATCGGCGCCCCCACCCCTGCCCCTGCACCTCGGGGTGCAGATCGATGTGCAGGTGGGCGGGGTGGGTGTCGCCATACGGCTCCGCCCCCGCCCGACGGCCATAGGCGTAGAGGAGCGTGCCATCCTGCCGGGTCAGCTCGGCCTGGGGTCGCGGCCACCGCTCGGCGAACTGCGGCCACCACTCGGTGGCGAACCAGTCCTCGAACCGGCGCGTGTCAGGGGTCGCGACGGCGTATCCGGCGACGCGTCCGTCGTCGGTCTCGACGACGAAGGCGAACTCCGGATGCCGCGCGACGTACGGCAGCACGAACACCTCGGCCCAGAGGTCGTCGTCGGCGAAGACGCCGGTGGCATCCGCGCCGGCATCCGCCGTGCGCAGGCAGATCTCGGCGAGCGCAGCCTCGTCGCCGCGGCGGTAGGGGCGGATCGTGGTCACGGGATCATCCTGGCACGGCATGGATTCGACGATGGGCGCCACACGCGCGCCGACGCGTGCGAGGATCACACCCATGGCTCGCCGCCGAGCCGCCGAGGAGGTCACGTCGTGAGCGATCGCATCCTTCCGACCGACGCTGCGAACGAGTGGGCGAAAGCTCTCTGCGAGCGCTTCGACCTCGTCGCGGACGACATACCCGTCGCGCTGCTGCTCGACCTCGCCGACGACACGACCGCCGCGGCCTCGGCTCAGGCCGCGCCGCTCAGCGCCTTCGTGGCGGGCTTGGTGGCCGGACGGGCGGGCGGCACACCCGCGGACACGCGGGGGGCGGTCGAGGCGATCACGGCGTTCGCCGAGGCGTGCGCCCATCGCACGGCGTCCTGACCGGGCGGGTCCGCCGGCCCCGGCGCCAGGCGATCGCCCGGGGCGCCAAGGCCGTCAGAGGGCGCCCGCAACCTGTCCCCGCCCCGCCGACTCGGCCTCGGCAGTGGCCGTGATGCGGTTGGCCATGCCCCGGAAGACGAAGCCGTGGAAGGGCAGCACCGCGAGCCAGTACAGCCGTCCCGCCAGCCCCCGCGGAAAGAACACTGCGCGCTGGTCGTAGCGCGAACCGCCATCGGCCTCGGTCGCCCGCAGCTCGAGCCACGCCCTTCCCGGCACCTTCATCTCGGCGCGAAGGCGCAGCATGCTGCCCTCCTCGACCGTCTCCACCCGCCAGAAGTCGATGACGTCGCCCGGCGCGACCCGCGAACGACTGCGCCGCCCCCTGGCCAGGCCCACACCGCCGGCGAGCTTGTCCATCCACCCGCGCACCGCCCACAGCAGCGGCGTCGAGTACCAGCCGTTGTCGCCGCCGATCCCGGTGATCACGCCCCACAGCCGCTGCGGGTCGGCCGAGGTGAGGGTGGAACGCTCGTCGGTGTACGCGGTGCGCCCGGCCCAGTCGGGATCCGACGGCAGCGGGTCCGAGGGAGCGCCGAGCACCTCGGAATCCTGCCAGCTGGTCTCGACCTCGTCGGCCGCGACCCGCCCGAGTGCGAGGCGCACGGCACGACGGTAGGGGGTGAGGCCTCCCTCGGGCGGCGGGATGAGGTCGTCGACCGCGTGGTCGTCCATGACGCACTCGTTCTGCAGCGACGCGACCAGCGGCCGGGCGATGGCCCGCGGGATGGGCGTGACGAGGTTGACCCAGTGCGAGGCGAGCCCCGGCGTGAACACCGGCAGTGACGCGATCGCCCGCTGCGGCAGACCCGCCTCGGCGGCGTACCCGTTCATCATCTGTCCGTACCGCAGCACGTCGGGACCGCCGATGTCGACGGCCCTGTTGACGTCGGCATCCACCCGCGCCGCCCCGAGCAGGTAGTGCAGCACGTCGCGCACGGCGATCGGCTGGATGCGGTTGCGCACCCAGCGCGGCGCCGGCATGTACGGCAGCACCTCGGTGAGGTGGCGCACCATCTCGAACGAGGCCGAGCCCGAGCCGATGACCACGCCCGCCTGCAGCACCAGGGTGGGGACGCCGGAGGAGAGGAAGACATCACCCACCGCGACGCGGGAGCGCAGGTGGGGTGACAGCTCGCCGCCCGAGGGGTGCAGGCCACCCAGGTAAACGATGCGCCCCACCGATGCCGCGGCGGCGGCCGCCGCGACCGTCTCGGCCGCGCGCAGGTCCGTGCGGTCGAAGCCGGGACCGGCGGCCATGGAATGGACGAGGTAGTACAGCACGTCGACGTCGCGTACGGCTTCGCGCACCGCGTCGGGGTCCTCGGCGGAGCCGGTGACCACCTCGACGGAGTCACCCCAGGGGAAGGCCGCCACCCGGCCGGCGTCGCGGGCGAGCACGCGCACGCGGTATCCGGCCTGGCGCAGGCGCGGCACCAGGCGCCCGCCGATGTAGCCGGTGGCCCCGAGCACCAGCGCCAGGGGAGCCGAGCCGTCGGGGCGCGGCACCGCGCGCAGGGCCGCGTCGGCCGCAGTGAGTTCGCTCATGCCGCGACGTTACGTCGCGGCATCCCCGCGCGCCACACGCCCCCTGTGGGCTGCCGTTGCCCGCGCGCGATAGCGCACCGCTGCGCCCGGTGCCAACTGCCTGCAGGTCGTCCGCCCAGCCTCGTAAGGTACCCGGGACGGACCGAACGGACACGTCCGTCGCGCCCGCGCGGCGCGAGAGAACGCGGAGGACCCATGACCCGACAGGCAGAGACGACCGAGGCCGAGACCCCCAGGCTGGAAGTGGACGACGTGATCGTCGTCGACAAGAAGCGGGTACGCACCGCGATCGGCGGGACCGCCGTGGGCAACTTCATGGAGTGGTTCGACTTCGGCATCTACGGCTACCTCGCCGTCACCCTCGCCATGGTGTTCACCGCAGACCTGCCGGAGCCCTGGGGGCTGCTGGTGACCCTCTTCGGGTTCGCGGTGTCGTTCCTGGTGCGCCCGATCGGCGGTCTCGTCCTGGGTCCGCTGGGTGACCGAATCGGCCGCCAGCGGGTGCTGTTCTTCACCATGGCGCTCATGGCGGTCGCCACCGCCCTCATCGGGGTGCTGCCGACTTCCGATCAGATCGGACTGTGGGCCATCGTGCCGCTGTACCTGCTGAAGATGGCGCAGGGCTTCTCCACCGGCGGCGAGTATGCCGGTGCGACGACGTACGTCGCCGAGTTCTCCCCCGACCGCCGTCGCGGGTTCTGGTCGTCGTGGCTCGACGTCGCGTCGTACGTCGGGTTCGCTGCGGGAGCCTCGGTGGTGGCACTCACGACCCTCATCACCGAGAGCGTCTGGGGACCCACGGCGATGGTCGACTTCGGCTGGCGCATCCCCTTCCTGCTGGCGATCCCGCTCGGCGTGGTGGCGATCTGGTTCCGCCTGCGCATCCCCGAGACCCCGGCCTACGAGACGACGGTTGAGCATGAGTCGACCGTCGCCGCCGATGACCCGCTGGCGCGTCACGGCGTGGTCGGCATCCTGCGCCACCACTGGCGCCCCGTCCTCATCTGCGTGGCCATCGCCGCCGCCACCAACACGGCCGGCTACGCGCTCACCAGTTACATGCCCACCTACCTCGAGAACGAGGTCGGCG contains:
- a CDS encoding MFS transporter — translated: MTRQAETTEAETPRLEVDDVIVVDKKRVRTAIGGTAVGNFMEWFDFGIYGYLAVTLAMVFTADLPEPWGLLVTLFGFAVSFLVRPIGGLVLGPLGDRIGRQRVLFFTMALMAVATALIGVLPTSDQIGLWAIVPLYLLKMAQGFSTGGEYAGATTYVAEFSPDRRRGFWSSWLDVASYVGFAAGASVVALTTLITESVWGPTAMVDFGWRIPFLLAIPLGVVAIWFRLRIPETPAYETTVEHESTVAADDPLARHGVVGILRHHWRPVLICVAIAAATNTAGYALTSYMPTYLENEVGVSNLTAAVATVPVLLVMSACLPLIGLLSDRIGRRPVYLIAAGSTLVLMVPAFAVMQIGELWAVFVALTMVAVPVAFYVAVAASTLPALFPTASRFGAMAIAYNVASSLFGGTTPLFSQGLIELTGNTYMPAFYIMFFALLGSVAMLAMKETAQRPLLGSVPTVETPAEAEAVVERQDEDPLIDTSTMPLPIHRPAE
- a CDS encoding DUF6457 domain-containing protein: MSDRILPTDAANEWAKALCERFDLVADDIPVALLLDLADDTTAAASAQAAPLSAFVAGLVAGRAGGTPADTRGAVEAITAFAEACAHRTAS
- a CDS encoding SDR family oxidoreductase, whose amino-acid sequence is MSELTAADAALRAVPRPDGSAPLALVLGATGYIGGRLVPRLRQAGYRVRVLARDAGRVAAFPWGDSVEVVTGSAEDPDAVREAVRDVDVLYYLVHSMAAGPGFDRTDLRAAETVAAAAAAASVGRIVYLGGLHPSGGELSPHLRSRVAVGDVFLSSGVPTLVLQAGVVIGSGSASFEMVRHLTEVLPYMPAPRWVRNRIQPIAVRDVLHYLLGAARVDADVNRAVDIGGPDVLRYGQMMNGYAAEAGLPQRAIASLPVFTPGLASHWVNLVTPIPRAIARPLVASLQNECVMDDHAVDDLIPPPEGGLTPYRRAVRLALGRVAADEVETSWQDSEVLGAPSDPLPSDPDWAGRTAYTDERSTLTSADPQRLWGVITGIGGDNGWYSTPLLWAVRGWMDKLAGGVGLARGRRSRSRVAPGDVIDFWRVETVEEGSMLRLRAEMKVPGRAWLELRATEADGGSRYDQRAVFFPRGLAGRLYWLAVLPFHGFVFRGMANRITATAEAESAGRGQVAGAL
- a CDS encoding GNAT family N-acetyltransferase, with the translated sequence MTTIRPYRRGDEAALAEICLRTADAGADATGVFADDDLWAEVFVLPYVARHPEFAFVVETDDGRVAGYAVATPDTRRFEDWFATEWWPQFAERWPRPQAELTRQDGTLLYAYGRRAGAEPYGDTHPAHLHIDLHPEVQGQGWGRRLIDTVVAALQAEGVRGLHLVASADNAGALAFYDRLGFTRMPSHEGVQAFSRDL